The nucleotide window ACCGCGGCGGTCCTGGACCACTCGGCCTGATCCCCGGCGCTCCACCCCGGAACGCACTGAGGTCCGGTACCCCCGCGACGGGGGTACCGGACCTCAGTGGTGTGCCGGGCGCGTACTAGTGGGAGTGGCCGTGGCCGCCGTGACCGGAGTCGCCCTCGTCGTCCGCCGGCTTCTCGACGACCAGGGTCTCGGTCGTGAGCAGCAGCGACGCGATCGACGCGGCGTTCTCCAGGGCGGAGCGGGTGACCTTGACCGGGTCGATGACGCCGGCCTTCACCAGGTCGCCGTACTCGCCGGTCGCGGCGTTGAAGCCCTGGCCCTTGTCGAGCTCGGCGACCTTGGAGGTGATGACGTAACCCTCCAGGCCGGCGTTCTCGGCGATCCAGCGCAGCGGCTCGACGGCGGCGCGGCGCACGACCGCGACACCGGTGGCCTCGTCGCCGGTCTTGCCGAGGTCGCCCTCGAGGACCTTGACGGCGTGGACCAGAGCGGAGCCACCACCGGAGACGATGCCTTCCTCGACCGCGGCGCGGGTCGCGGAGATGGCGTCCTCCAGACGGTGCTTCTTCTCCTTGAGCTCCACCTCGGTGGCAGCACCGACGCGGATCACACACACGCCACCGGCCAGCTTCGCGAGGCGCTCCTGGAGCTTCTCGCGGTCCCAGTCGGAGTCCGTGGACTCGATCTCGGCCTTGATCTGGTTGACGCGGCCCTTGACGTCGGCGGAGTCGCCGCCGCCGTCGACGATGGTCGTGTCGTCCTTGGAGACGGTGACGCGACGGGCGGTGCCCAGCACGTCGAGACCGGCGCCGTCGAGCTTGAGGCCGACCTCTTCGGCGATGACGGTCGCACCGGTGAGGGTGGCGATGTCGCCGAGCATGGCCTTGCGGCGGTCACCGAAGCCCGGGGCCTTCACCGCGACGGCGTTGAAGGTGCCACGGATCTTGTTGACGACCAGGGTCGACAGGGCTTCGCCCTCGACGTCCTCGGCGATGATCAGGAGCGGCTTGGAGGCGCCGGCCTGGATGACCTTCTCCAGGAGCGGGAGCAGCTCCTGGATGGAGCCGATCTTGCCCTGGTGGATCAGGATGTACGGGTCGTCGAGGACGGCCTCCATACGCTCCTGGTCGGTCACCATGTACGGGGACAGGTAGCCCTTGTCGAAGGCCATGCCCTCGGTGAACTCGAGGTCCAGACCGAAGGTGTTGGACTCCTCGACGGTGATGACACCGTCCTTGCCGACCTTGTCCATCGCGTCCGCGATGAGCTCGCCGACCTGCGTGTCCTGCGCGGAGAGCGCGGCCACGGCGGCGATGTCGGACTTGTCCTCGATCGGGCGGGCGGTCGCGAGGAGCTCCTCGGACACGGCCTTGACCGCGGCGTCGATGCCCTTCTTCAGGGCGGCCGGGGAGGCGCCCGCCGCGACGTTGCGCAGACCCTCGCGGACGAGCGCCTGGGCCAGGACGGTGGCGGTGGTGGTGCCGTCACCCGCTACGTCGTTGGTCTTGGTCGCCACCTCCTTCACCAGCTGGGCACCGAGGTTCTCGAACGGGTCGTCGAGCTCGACCTCGCGCGCGATGGTGACACCGTCGTTGGTGATGGTGGGAGCGCCGAACTTCTTGTCGATGACGACGTTGCGGCCCTTGGGGCCGATCGTCACCTTCACCGTGTCGGCAAGCTTGTTGACGCCGCGCTCAAGGGCGCGACGGGCGTCCTCGTCGAACTTCAGAATCTTCGCCATGGGCTGTTACCTGTCCTCTCAAAACGAACTGCGCCCCTGACCGCCCGGCTAGTTATTTCGCAGGGGGCCAGGGGCGCAGAACAGAAACAAACGTGGGTGAATTACTTCTCGACGATCGCGAGCACGTCACGAGCCGAGAGGACGAGGTACTCCTCGCCGTTGTACTTCACCTCGGTGCCGCCGTACTTGCTGTACAGAACGACATCGCCGGTCTTGACGTCGAGCGGAAGGCGCTCGCCGTTCTCGAAGCGGCCCGGGCCAACGGCAAGGACGACGCCCTCCTGGGGCTTCTCCTTGGCGGTGTCGGGAATGACCAGGCCGGAGGCCGTGGTCTGCTCGGCGTCGAGCGGCTGGACCACAATGCGGTCCTCGAGCGGCTTGATCGCAACCTTGGTGCTGGTGGTCGACACGATCCGGTCTCCCCCTTCGGAGATCTCACGGGGTTTAACAGTCTGTGGGGTGGCGACCAGGTGGATCCGTCGTCGCGGGTGCCGGACCTGCCCTGTCGCACGGTGGTGCTGGCACTCTCCAGTGGGGAGTGCCAGCACTGACACTATGACCGCGATTAGCACTCGGTCAAGCGGAGTGCCAATTCAGCACCCCCGCGTGGCGAAATCCGCGGGACGGAACCACTGACCGGCGACCCGCCTCCCGTGACCGGTGACCCGCCTCCCGGCTCAGACGTAGTCCTCCAGCCTGGCGACCGCGTACCCCTTGTCCGTGACCGTCTTCATCACCCGCCGGATCATGTCGGGCATGGAACCCTTCCAGTCCCCGGGCCCCCTGAAGTGGGTGAGGATGATGTCGCCGGGGTGCAGATCGCGGTCCCACTCGCGCCATTCCATGTGGTCCGGGAACGCCTCGGAGGCCCACAGCGGCACGGCCTTGATGCCGCAGGACTTGGCGATGCGCAGGGTGTCGCCGTTGTAGTTGCCGTACGGCGGCCGGAAGAGCGTGGGCCGTTTCCCGAACTCCTTCGCCATCCTGTCCTGCTGGCCGCAGATCTCCCGCTTCTGCTCGGCGTACGACAGTCCGGGCATATAGCGGTGGTTCAGCGTGTGGTTGCTGAGGGTGACGCCGCGGGCCTTCATCTTCCTGAAGTAGCCGTAGTCCTCCTTCACCACGTAGTCGCTGAGGAAGGCGCTGTACGGGATGTCCAGTTCCGTCATCATCCGCAGCAGCGCGGGGTCCTTCTCCGCCCCGTCGTCCATCGTCAGGAAGACGATGCGTTCCTTCGTCGGCACGGTCGTGAAGACGGGCGGCAGCGTCTCACCGCCGGTGACCTCGAAACCCTTGCGCGTGGTGATGCGCGGCTTGACGGCCGGTGGTTCCGGGGCGGCCAGCGGGACCTTCGCCAGCCGCCACTTCTTGGCCGCCGCGACCTGTTTCCTGGCCGCCGCGACCCGTGCGGCCTGCTTCCGCCGCACCTCCCCGGCGTACGCGGAGAGCGCGTCAGGAGGGGCAGCCTTCAGCAGAGGCGGCCCCTCCTGACGCGGCTTCAGCAGGGGCGGCCCCTCCTGACCGGGGGCGGGCGGCGCAGGGCGCTTCCCCCCTGTGGCGCTGTCCGTGCCTTCGGCCGCGCACCCGGAGGCGAGAGCGGCGGCGAGAAGGGTGACCAAGGTCGTACAGACCGGACCGCGGGCGAGGCGGCGCGGCCCGTGCCGCTTCATGGCGGATTCTTCCTTTTGTCGTACTAGTTGCATGGCGCCGCATCCTGCCAGTGCCCGCACGGGTCCTCCGCCCGACACCGCCGCCCGGCCCGCCCGGTCCCCCGGCTGGCTCACAATGGGCCGGGTGAACGCTCTCCCCACGCCCGACGGACCCGACCCCCTCGCCGGCTTCCACGCCCTGCTCTCCCCCGAGGGCACCGCGCTCCTGGCCGAACTGCGCGACCACGACCCCGCCCGGGAACTGGCCACCGCGACCCGCCTGCGGCGCGGCCACCCGGCCGACCTGGTGTCGGCGGCCCTGGGGCAGGCCCGGCTGCGGCAGCGGGCGGTGGCCAAGTTCGGCGCCGAGGACGCGCACCGGATGTTCTTCACGCCCAACGGCGTGGAACAGGCCACCCGCACCTCGGTCGCCGCGTACCGGGCCCAGCGGTTCGCGGGCCTCGGGGTGCGGAGCGTGGCGGATCTCTGCTGCGGGATCGGCGGCGACGCGATCGCCCTCGCCCGCGCCGGCATCACGGTGCTGGCCGTGGACCGTGACCCGCTGACCGCCGAGGTCGCCCGCGCCAACGCCGCGGCTCTCGGCCTGGAGGCGCTGATCGAGGTGCGGTGCGCCGATGTCACCGAGATCGACACCGCTCCGTACGACGCGGTCTTCGTCGACCCGGCCCGGCGCGGCGGGCGCGGCCGGATCTTCGACCCGGAGGCGTACTCACCCCCGCTGTCCTGGGCGACCGCGGCCGCGCTGAGGGCCCCCCGCGCCGCACTGAAGATCGCCCCCGGTGTCCCGCACGAGGCGATCGGACCGCAGGCCGAGGCCGAGTGGATCTCTGACAACGGCGACGTGAAGGAGGCGGTGCTCTGGTACGGGGACGGCTTCGCACCCGGCTCGTTCCGCTCGACACTGCTGCCGACGGGCGCCACCCTGACGGCCGCGGCCCCGCTGCCCGCCCCGCCCGTCGGACCCGTCGGCCGCTATCTGTACGAACCCGACGGCGCCGTCATCCGCGCCCATCTGGTGGCCGACATCGTGGACCGGTGCCACGGCCGGCTGTTCGACGAGATGATCGCGTACGTCACGAGCGACGAGCTGTACGACTCCCCGTACACGACGGCGTACGAGATCACCGATCAACTGCCCTTCAACATGAAGAAGCTCAAGGCCCTGCTGCGGGAGCGGGAGGTCGGCGTGCTGACCGTGAAGAAGCGCGGCTCCGCCGTCGAGCCGGAGGAACTGCGCCGCAAGATGAAACTCCGGGGCCCCAGCGCGGCGACCGTGTTCCTGACCCGGGTGGCGGACGCGCCTACGATGCTGGTCGGTCAGCCCCTGAAGCGTCCCTGACGGGCTCGCGTGCGTGCGTCCCGACGAGCACCCTGAGCACCCAGCGGCGGTGCGCGAACGCCTTG belongs to Streptomyces finlayi and includes:
- the groL gene encoding chaperonin GroEL (60 kDa chaperone family; promotes refolding of misfolded polypeptides especially under stressful conditions; forms two stacked rings of heptamers to form a barrel-shaped 14mer; ends can be capped by GroES; misfolded proteins enter the barrel where they are refolded when GroES binds); protein product: MAKILKFDEDARRALERGVNKLADTVKVTIGPKGRNVVIDKKFGAPTITNDGVTIAREVELDDPFENLGAQLVKEVATKTNDVAGDGTTTATVLAQALVREGLRNVAAGASPAALKKGIDAAVKAVSEELLATARPIEDKSDIAAVAALSAQDTQVGELIADAMDKVGKDGVITVEESNTFGLDLEFTEGMAFDKGYLSPYMVTDQERMEAVLDDPYILIHQGKIGSIQELLPLLEKVIQAGASKPLLIIAEDVEGEALSTLVVNKIRGTFNAVAVKAPGFGDRRKAMLGDIATLTGATVIAEEVGLKLDGAGLDVLGTARRVTVSKDDTTIVDGGGDSADVKGRVNQIKAEIESTDSDWDREKLQERLAKLAGGVCVIRVGAATEVELKEKKHRLEDAISATRAAVEEGIVSGGGSALVHAVKVLEGDLGKTGDEATGVAVVRRAAVEPLRWIAENAGLEGYVITSKVAELDKGQGFNAATGEYGDLVKAGVIDPVKVTRSALENAASIASLLLTTETLVVEKPADDEGDSGHGGHGHSH
- the groES gene encoding co-chaperone GroES → MSTTSTKVAIKPLEDRIVVQPLDAEQTTASGLVIPDTAKEKPQEGVVLAVGPGRFENGERLPLDVKTGDVVLYSKYGGTEVKYNGEEYLVLSARDVLAIVEK
- a CDS encoding polysaccharide deacetylase family protein; translation: MKRHGPRRLARGPVCTTLVTLLAAALASGCAAEGTDSATGGKRPAPPAPGQEGPPLLKPRQEGPPLLKAAPPDALSAYAGEVRRKQAARVAAARKQVAAAKKWRLAKVPLAAPEPPAVKPRITTRKGFEVTGGETLPPVFTTVPTKERIVFLTMDDGAEKDPALLRMMTELDIPYSAFLSDYVVKEDYGYFRKMKARGVTLSNHTLNHRYMPGLSYAEQKREICGQQDRMAKEFGKRPTLFRPPYGNYNGDTLRIAKSCGIKAVPLWASEAFPDHMEWREWDRDLHPGDIILTHFRGPGDWKGSMPDMIRRVMKTVTDKGYAVARLEDYV
- a CDS encoding THUMP-like domain-containing protein, whose amino-acid sequence is MGRVNALPTPDGPDPLAGFHALLSPEGTALLAELRDHDPARELATATRLRRGHPADLVSAALGQARLRQRAVAKFGAEDAHRMFFTPNGVEQATRTSVAAYRAQRFAGLGVRSVADLCCGIGGDAIALARAGITVLAVDRDPLTAEVARANAAALGLEALIEVRCADVTEIDTAPYDAVFVDPARRGGRGRIFDPEAYSPPLSWATAAALRAPRAALKIAPGVPHEAIGPQAEAEWISDNGDVKEAVLWYGDGFAPGSFRSTLLPTGATLTAAAPLPAPPVGPVGRYLYEPDGAVIRAHLVADIVDRCHGRLFDEMIAYVTSDELYDSPYTTAYEITDQLPFNMKKLKALLREREVGVLTVKKRGSAVEPEELRRKMKLRGPSAATVFLTRVADAPTMLVGQPLKRP